The genomic window CAGAATTAAAGGATTTTGAACGCGAAACGGCTAAATTTTTTGAAGCTTGTTTGCCCATTGAAGAATTAGCCCAGCGCGGCGAAGATACGATGCGTTATGGGCCCTTAAAGCCTGTCGGTTTATTTGATGCCCGTAAAGGCGATTTTCGCGCCCCCGAAAACAAGTCCGAACGTCCCTATGCCGTCGTGCAACTGCGCCAAGAAGACAAAGCCGGGCAGTTGTGGAATATGGTAGGATTTCAAACAAATTTACGTTGGGGCGAACAAAAACGGATATTTCAGATGATTCCTGGCTTGGAAAATGCGGAGTTTGTGCGTTTGGGTGTGATGCACCGCAATACCTTTATCAATGCGCCGCAGTTATTGCACTCAAGTTTACAATTCAAGCATCATGATACAGTTTTAGCCGCCGGGCAAATAATTGGTACAGAGGGCTATACCGCAGCCTCCGCCGGGGGTTGGTTAGCGGGGACAAATGCTGCGAGGTTAGCTTTAGGCAAGCCCCCCTTAACGTTGCCTACTACAACGATGATGGGAGCGCTATTTGAATTTATTAGTTCCGCATCGCCTAAGCATTTTCAACCAATGCCGCCTAATTTTGGGATTTTACCGCCATTACCAGAGAAAATTAAAAGTAAACAAGAACGATACGCTGCTTACCGCGATCGCGCTTTAGCTGATTTGGTCGCTTGGCAAGCTGAATTATCTTTAAAATTAACTGGCGTAGCTCTTTAGATGAATTGACTGTTGGCAAAAAGTACCTTTTGCCAACAGTCAATTCTAGTTAGACTAAGTTCGTCACAGTAATCAAAATTGTACTTAGATTTGTTTTATAGATAACCAAAGCAATGTTAAGTTGCGCCGGAGGTACTCAACAGAAGAAATAGTAAGAACTGGTAATTTATAAACTACTCCGACCCGCTACGCTGAGGTTAGAGTAGTTTATGCTGTCTGCATCAGTAAATATACTTTTGCCAGAAATCGATGCTAAAACTGCACCTTGTACAGTTCAAATAGTTCTCCTGACTTGCGCGAGACTATTTTGGCGTTAGCTGCTAAAACTACTTTTTCCCACGCAGAGATCGGCTCTAAAAATACTTCTGTACCTAAATAAGTTTCCAATATTGCCCAATCTTCTACCAAAGGTTTATCAGGATTGAGAATGTCAAAAACAAAGTGTCCACCGGGCTTTAGTACCCGCTTGACTTCCCCTAAAATCTGACTCCAGTAATTAAGCCCATAATACTGACTCCAACCAGTTGCGATCGCACTATCAAACTGCGAGGCTTCATATTGTAAGTGATGGGCTGGTGCTAACTTTACGCCCTTAAATAGTTTGGAATTAAGCTGAGAACCGCGACTATTTAAAGCATCGGTGGCGACAGTGCTAATTTCTTGCCCGTAAAAGTACGCGTCCCAGTCTCTCCAAGGATAAATCAAAAAGCTCACGCCGCAGCCAATATCTAAACAACGCGAGTTCTTTTGAGGTTTGGCAATTTCCCAAAAAGCAGAATTAACTTTATTTGCCAATGTACCCGCAGTCCATTCTAAAAAAATTGGCATCGCTTCAACTTCTGGTGGTAATTCAAAGCCCTCGCCGCGATACTGCTTGTCAAAACGTTTCGCTACTTGCCCTATGATCTCCTGAGCGCTGTCTGTGGCATTTTGACGGCTTAGAAAGTCAATTCCTTTTTCAGAGAAGTGCGAATCCCGTTTTTTGGACATGAAGTTGCTATTGGTAGTACGTTAAGTTCTAGCGTACACCTTATACATCTACAAGCTATTAATCTGAGCAATTACGGTTGATGTTCTTCGTAATCTTCTGAAGACATGGGATCTAGTTCCCAACGGCGATCGTCTCTGTCTTCCAGCATTTCTGTTGTGCGTAAAAAGGCGCGATCGCTCATTTCTAATCCTACGGCTTTACCAAGTTCATCAACTAAATCTTGGTCAGGAGTGGGCGCAGTTCCGCCCACCGCTTCCTCTCCTACCGCATCGGCTTCCCTTACATTTGCTTCGATATCGCCCCCGGTTAGCGTTGCATCAGTAATATCGATCGCAGAGGATTCATGTACGCCTGTACCGTAGGATTCGGTAAATTCTTGAGGTTCTGAATTTTTATTTTTAGTCATAACTTTTGTTTAAATGCGATCGCTTTTGCCTACGATAGCGCTTGAACGGGCTTTGTAACTTATCCCTTGCGACAGAAACAATCTATCCCTTTGGATTGACGAGAACTAACTAGCCGCGTACATAACCTTAAATTGAAGCTAGAGAGCGCTAATTGGATCAGTTAACGGTTTAATCATGAAATACGACGAGTTTATCAAGCACGTTCAAACTATTGCTCAACTTAATTCTAAAGAAGCCGCCCAAACAGCTACTAGCGCCACCCTAGAAACCCTCAAGGAACGCATTGTTGGCGATGAAGCAGGCCAACTAGCCGCCCAGCTACCCAAAGAATTAGGGCAATATTTACATGGGCGAGAAGGTGAAAATGGCGGAACTTTTGGAGTTAATGAGTTTCTCCAGCGCGTTAGTCAAAAAGCCGGGGTAGATACCAATACTGCTATTACTCACGTTAAAGCAGTATTTGCAGTATTAAAAGACGCTGTATCGCCGGGAGAATTTGACGATGTGCGCGTAAATCTATCGGATGACTATCAAGACTTACTACCAGCATCGTAACTATAACTATTAGAGGAAATTTTTATGGCAGACAACGGGACAAAAACAAAAAAAGTTGCAATTTTAATTGAAAACGGCGTAGAAGATGCGGAGTTTCAAATACCTTACAAAGCCTTAAAAATGGCAAAAATGGAAGTAACGGTATTAGGTTCGCGGATGAACGAAACCTATAAAGGTAAGCAAGGCAAGGTTTCTATGCAGCCGGACGGGACAACGACAGAGGCGATCGCATCGGAATTTGACGCGGTAGTAATTCCTGGGGGTATGGCCCCCGATAAAATGCGGATTAATCCCAATACTGTGCAGTTTGTCAAGGATGCAATGGAACAAGGTTTACTTGTAGCATCAGTTTGTCACGGGCCACAGGTTTTAATTGAAACTGGTTTACTCAAAGGCAAGCAAGCAACAGGTTTTGTCGCCATCAAAACCGACATGATCAACGCTGGCGCAAACTATGTAGATGAACCTTTAGTAGTTGATGGTAATTTAATTACCTCTCGTCAGCCGGGAGATTTGGCAATATTTACTACAGCTATCCTTAGCCGCCTTGGTTATGGTGGCAAAGAAGCCGCTTTACCAGAAGAAACTGATACTAATGCCGATTGGTGGAAATTAGCAGACTCTTGGGGCGGTTCGAGTAAAGGAGAAATTACCCAAGGCTTAAATACCGCCTTAGCCGGGGAACGTTACGCCCAAGAAGCTTTTGACCAATATGCCCAAAAAACAGGCGATGAAGGCTTGCGAAATTTGCTCAAAGAAATCATTGCTAATAAGCAATACCACATCAAAAAGTTGGAACAAAGACTTGACCAAATGGGCGAAAAGCCTTCTTTAGCTGCAAATGTTGCCGATACCTACGCCAAGTTAAAAGCATCGGTACAAGGTAGCGATGACAATTCCCTATTGCGTCGGGCTTTAGGAGATTTGCAAACAGGTGTAGTTGATATCAATAACTTGCGAGTTAAGTTTACAGATCCCGTAGCAACAGAATTGTTTGCAGCTATTGAAAAAGATTTGGCAATGTACGAAAAGAATTTAGTTCATTTGTACCGCGATCGCTTAGGGACAAAACCCGCAAAACCCACCACAGGCGCATCAGTAACAGCGGGGTAATTGGTAATTGGTAATAAAGGAGAAAATCATGAGTCCAACAATTGAAGATAAAAGCAATCAAAATGAAGGTGGCGGCGATGCTGGACGTTTGGCTACCCTAATTGGCGGCGGCGCAATGGTGTTGATGGGATTGCGTCAAAGAAACTTACGTGGGGCATTAATGGCGATCGCAGGTGGGGGTTTAGCTTATCAAGCAGCTAAGTCTCAAGGGGGTATTACTGAAGCTTTGGGGATGGAAAAATCAATTAAAGTCGAGAAAACTGTCACCATTAACAAGCCAGCCGATGAACTTTACCGTTATTGGCACGATTTCGGCAATTTATCTACCTTTATGAAGCACGTTAAATCCGTAACGGTAATTGATGAAAAGCGATCGCACTGGGTAGCAACAGCACCATTGGGCGCAAGTATAGAGTGGGACGCAGACATCATTGAAGACCGGGAAAATGAGTTTATTTCTTGGGGTTCGGTAGAAGGTGCGCCCGTTGATAATTCTGGGTTTATCAGATTTAAAAAAGCCACAGGCGATCGCGGTACAGAGGTAAAAGTCGTGATGGAGTACGCGCCCCCCGGAGGTGCGGTTACAGCCGCGATCGCTAAACTCTTTGGCGAAGAACCCGAACAGCAAATAGGCGACGACTTGCGCCGCTTCAAAATGCTAATGGAAACAGGCGAAATTGCTACCACTGAAGGGCAATCAAAAGGTTCTTAAACTCTCTACTAAATTACTTAAAAAATTCACTCTAGGAAACTTTAACTCATGAAAGCAGTATGTTGGCACGGCGCTAATGATATGCGCGTCGAAACCGTACCCGATCCCAAAATCATCAATCCCCGCGATGCAATTATTAAGATTACATCAACAGCAATTTGCGGTTCTGACTTGCACCTTTACAACGGTTTTAACCCAACCATGAAACCCGGCGATATTGTCGGACATGAGTTTATGGGGGAAGTAGTAGAACTTGGTAGCAGTGTTAAAAATGTCAATATAGGCGATCGCGTTGTTGTGCCTTTTACAATCTCCTGCGGTTCGTGCTTTTTCTGCAACCGCGATTTGTGGTCTTTGTGTGACAACTCTAACCCCAACGCTTGGATGGTGGAGAAAATAATGGGTTATTCTCCTTCTGGTCTTTACGGCTATTCTCATCTAACGGGTGGTTATGCTGGCGGACAAGCTGAATACGCCCGTGTTCCCTTTGCTGATACGGGTTTATTTAAAATTCCCGATGGACTAACCGACGAGCAAGTTTTGTTTCTCACCGATATCTTTCCCACTGGATACATGGCGGCGGAAAACTGCGACATTCAACCTGGAGATACGGTAGCAATTTGGGGTTGCGGCCCAGTGGGACAGTTTGCAATTAAAAGCGCCTTTATGCTAGGTGCGGAAAGAGTTATTGCTATTGACAGAGTTCCCGAACGATTGAAAATGGCAAAGGAACAAAGCGGCGCAGAAATCATTAACTACGAAGAAATCGACGCAGGGGAAGCATTGAAGGAAATGACCGGAGGACGCGGCCCCGATTCCTGTATGGATGCAGTGGGAATGGAAGCACACGGTACGGGTTTAGAAGGCTTTTATGATGAAGCAAAACAAGCCTTAAAGCTAGAAACCGATAGACCTACAGTTTTACGCCAGGCGATCGTTGCTTGTCGTAAAGGTGGCACTGTATCCGTCCCCGGTGTTTACACTGGCTTTGTAGATAAGATCCCCATGGGCGCTTTTATGAATAAAGGCTTGACCATGAAAACGGGACAAACTCACGTACATAGATACTTCCGCCCATTGCTAGATCGCATCCAAAATGGTGAAATCGATCCTTCTTACATCATCACTCACCGGATGAAGTTAGACGAAGCACCCCACGGTTACGAAATCTTTAAACACAAAAAAGACAACTGCATCAAAATTGTTCTCAAACCGTGAAATATCTAAGTCTTCTTGTTACGTGCCTTCTATCTACCGTAGCTTTTGCCTCTACCGCCCAAACACTACCTCAAGAAAAGAAGCTAGGCAACATTGAACAAGTTGCTTCTTTTAACGGCGCTATGCCTACCGGGGTGACGGTTTCCGCTAATAATCGCATTTTTGTCAACTTCCCGCGTTGGGGTGACAAGGTAGATTACACCGTCGCGGAAGTCAAAAACGGTCGCACTGTAGCTTATCCCAACGCCCAACTCAATCGCTTAAACACCAGTAAACAAGCCGATTCGTTAGTTTCAGTCCAAAGCGTAGTTATAGACCCCCAAGATCGTCTATGGCTATTGGATACCGGAAGTATTAAGTTTGAACCTACAACTTACGGCGGCCCAAAATTAATTGGTGTTGACCTTAAGCAAAACCGCGTCTTTAAAACTATCTTGTTTCCGCAAACAGTGGCTTTGCCTACTACTTATCTCAATGATATTCGTTTTGATTTGCGGCGCGGTAATGCTGGAATTGCCTACATTACCGATTCTTCCGGTAATGGCCCAAATGGAATTATTGTTGTAGACCTAGATTCGGGCAAAAGTTGGCGGCGATTAAACGATCATCCTTCAACTAAAGCTGTGAAAAACTTTTTGCCTAGCGTTGAAGGTCAAGTAGTCCGCAATCGTCCATCGCCAAAGCAGCCTTCTACGCCCATTACTATTGGTTCTGATGGCATTGCAATTAGTGCCGATGGCAAAACGTTATATTACTGCCCCTTAGCTGGACGGCGCTTGTATAGTGTCAGTACCGATGCTTTAGCAAACGAGCAAACAACTGACGAACAAGTAGCAGCAACGGTTATAGATTTGGGAGAAAAAGGCGGCGCGTCTGATGGGTTAGAGTCTGATTCTCAAAACAGGGTGTATTTAACCAATTACGAGCAAAACGCCATTCAAAGGCGATCGCCTAATGGTGCATACGAAACCTTAGTTAACGACGATCGCGTACTTTGTCCCGATACTTTATCTTTGGCGCGTAACGGCTACCTTTATTTCACCGCTAATCAACTCCACCGTCAAGCCCAATACCAAAACGGTAAAGACCTGCGCCAAAAGCCTTATAGCTTATTTCGCCTCCGCGTCAATGCCCAACCTGTTTTACTGAAATAACCAAACTCAGGAGAATTTACTATGAAAGCTGTGGTTTTTCATGGTATCGGTGACATTCGTTTAGATAACGTCCCCGAACCCAAAATTTTACATCCAATGGATGCGATCGTTCGTCTTACCGCCAGCGCCATTTGTGGTACAGATTTGCACATGATTCGCGGTACATTTTCAGGAATGCAACCGGGAACAATTTTAGGTCACGAGGGAGTTGGGATCGTTGAAGAAGTTGGCGTAAATGTTCGTAACTTAAAAATAGGCGATCGCGTTGTGATTCCGTCTACAATCGGTTGCGGTTCTTGTTCTTACTGTCGCACTGGTTACTATTCCCAATGCGACGAAGCCAACCCCAACGGGCCAAGTGCGGGAACTGCCTTTTTTGGCGGCCCAAAAGATACCGGTCCTTTTCAAGGATTGCAATCGGAATACGCGCGGATTCCCTACGCTAACGTTGGTTTAGTTAAATTACCCCAAGGCGTAACCGATGACCAAGCAATCATGTTATCGGACATTTTTCCTACAGCTTATTTTGGCGCAGAAATTGCCGAAGTTTCCCCAGGGGATACGGTAGCGGTATTTGGTTGCGGCCCTGTGGGTTTATTTGCGATCGCTAGCGCTCAATTAATGGGTGCAGGACGCATTTTAGCCATTGATACCATTGGCTCGCGTTTGGAAATGGCAAGGGAATTAGGGGCGGAGGTGATTGATTTTAATGCCGAAGACCCTGTAGAGACAATTCAAAGCTTAACGGGCGGTATCGGTGTCGATCGTGCGATCGATGCGGTGGGTGTGGATGCAAGCCAACCCCATCAAGGACCCGCCGCAAAACAAGCGCCGCAACAAACAAAAGAGTTTGAAAAAGAAGTTGAACAAGTCGCACCCGAAACTAACCCTAGTAATGGCAATTGGAATCCTGGGGACGGCCCATCCCAAGCAATAACTTGGGCGGTTCAAGGATTAGCCAAAGCTGGAACATTGTCAATTATTGGGGTTTATCCGCCAAATCATCGTTTTTTCCCCCTTGGTATGGCGATGAATAAAAACTTAACTATCAACATGGGAAACTGCAACCATCGCAAATATATTCCCACCCTGGTAGATTTGGTAGAAACTGGCGCAGTCGATCCCGAACAAATTTTGACGCAACGCGAACCTTTAACTTCTGCCATTGAAGCTTACAAAGCTTTTGATAAAAGAGAACCAGGCTGGATCAAAGTCGAACTCGTACCAGGAAAATAGGAGATTAATTATGAGCGATACAAGTGTAAAAAAAGTGGATTCAACTACTTCTCCCACAGGGCAATTAGGACAAAAATATCTCGCCTCTGGCAAGTCTGTATCTATGCGGTTGTGGGAAAACGAAGCACCAACCCCCGAACCAAAACCCTCAGGTACTCGCGAGTACGAAACCGTAGGTTATGTAATTAGTGGTAAAGCGGAATTACACATTGAAGGACAAAGGATTTTGCTTGAACCTGGCAATTCTTGGGTTGTCCCTAAAGGTTCTTCCCATACCTACAAAATCTTAGAATCCTTTACCGCCGTAGAAGCCACAAGTCCCCCCGCCCAAGTTCACGGACGCGATGAAGACTAAATTAGGCGATCGCAATTTATAAATTTTGCTCTAGAGACGTTGCAATGCAACGTCTCTATTTTTAGCAATGCTAGTATAAAGTTTTATCTAATCTGTGTTAGCTCGAAACAAAACACCCCTTTTAGACGCTCTTAAAAAGTACGCCCGTAGCAATCATGCGGCTTTCTATACGCCAGGACATAAGAAAGGACAAGGCATTTCACCCCAATTAATCGATTGTTTTGGTACAAAAGTATTCAAAGCCGATTTGCCAGAATTACCAGAAATAGGTAGCTTATTCGATGCTCAAGGCGTGATTCAATCGGCGCAGGAATTAGCCGCCACAGCCTTTGGTGCATCTCATACGTATTTTTTAGTCAATGGTTCTACTTGTGGAATTGTAGCGGCAATTTTAGCTACTTGCGGTACGGGTGATAAAATTATTTTGCCGCGTAATGTGCATCAATCGGCGATCGCGGGCTTGATTCTTTCCGGTGCTACTCCCATCTTTATTAATCCCGAATACGATCCGGTACTAGATATTGCTCATAGCATCACTTTTACAGGGGTAGAAGCGGCTTTAAAGCAACATTTTGATGTCAAAGCGGTGATGATGGTTTACCCGACTTATTTCGGCGTTTGTGGAGACATAGAAAAAATCGCCCATCTCACCCATCAGTACAATATTCCGCTATTGGTAGACGAAGCGCACGGAGCGCATTTTGCTTTTCATCCTGACTTCCCGATTCCAGCAATCAAAGCGGGTGCAGACTTAAGTATTCAATCAATTCATAAAACCCTAGGCGCACTGACTCAAGCTTCCATGCTGCACGTCCAAGGTGACAGGATTAATATTAGTAGATTAGCTAAAGCTTTAGAATTAGTTCAATCTAGTAGCCCTAGCTACTTACTTTTAGCTTCTTTAGATGCGGCGCGTCAGCAAATGGCTGTAGAGGGAAAACAATTAATGTCTCGCACTTTGCAGTTAGCCGAAAGCGCGAGAACTCAAATTAGTCAAATTCCCAGCTTATCAGTTTTAGAACTTACGCTTACAACACCTGGATTTGTGGCTTTAGACAAAACTCGTCTAACTGTAAATGTTTCTGGCTTGGGACTTACAGGATTTGCCGCCGATGAAATATTAGTTAATTATGGTGTAATTGCCGAATTGCCATCTCTGCAAAATCTCACGTTTATTATTAGTTTGGGAAATACAAACGCAGACATAAATCAATTAGTGCAAGCATTAAAAACTCTGGCTACTAAACATAAACGAGTTTTTGAGACAGAAAGTGCTATCGCACCTTTTAACCTGGAATCAAAATTAGCAATTACGCCGCGTCAGGCATTTTATGCAGCTACAGAGACTTTACCAATAGAACAAACGGGCGATCGCCTTTGCGCTGAATTAGTTTGTCCATATCCCCCAGGAATCCCGGTGT from Synechocystis sp. PCC 7509 includes these protein-coding regions:
- a CDS encoding class I SAM-dependent methyltransferase — encoded protein: MSKKRDSHFSEKGIDFLSRQNATDSAQEIIGQVAKRFDKQYRGEGFELPPEVEAMPIFLEWTAGTLANKVNSAFWEIAKPQKNSRCLDIGCGVSFLIYPWRDWDAYFYGQEISTVATDALNSRGSQLNSKLFKGVKLAPAHHLQYEASQFDSAIATGWSQYYGLNYWSQILGEVKRVLKPGGHFVFDILNPDKPLVEDWAILETYLGTEVFLEPISAWEKVVLAANAKIVSRKSGELFELYKVQF
- a CDS encoding zinc-dependent alcohol dehydrogenase: MKAVCWHGANDMRVETVPDPKIINPRDAIIKITSTAICGSDLHLYNGFNPTMKPGDIVGHEFMGEVVELGSSVKNVNIGDRVVVPFTISCGSCFFCNRDLWSLCDNSNPNAWMVEKIMGYSPSGLYGYSHLTGGYAGGQAEYARVPFADTGLFKIPDGLTDEQVLFLTDIFPTGYMAAENCDIQPGDTVAIWGCGPVGQFAIKSAFMLGAERVIAIDRVPERLKMAKEQSGAEIINYEEIDAGEALKEMTGGRGPDSCMDAVGMEAHGTGLEGFYDEAKQALKLETDRPTVLRQAIVACRKGGTVSVPGVYTGFVDKIPMGAFMNKGLTMKTGQTHVHRYFRPLLDRIQNGEIDPSYIITHRMKLDEAPHGYEIFKHKKDNCIKIVLKP
- the trmFO gene encoding FADH(2)-oxidizing methylenetetrahydrofolate--tRNA-(uracil(54)-C(5))-methyltransferase TrmFO yields the protein MVKPIHVIGGGIAGTEAAWQIAAAGVPVVLQEMRPQRVSPAHHSQELAELVCSNSFGAISSDRAAGLLHAELRQLHSIIISKADEHSVPAGGALAVDRGKFSHDLTTTLAAHPLIELRRGEVEQIPPGIVVLATGPLTSPQLAEDLQRFTGMEYLSFFDAASPIVVGESINLDRAFLASRYDKGDADYLNCPMNREQYLHFRQELCIAEQAELKDFERETAKFFEACLPIEELAQRGEDTMRYGPLKPVGLFDARKGDFRAPENKSERPYAVVQLRQEDKAGQLWNMVGFQTNLRWGEQKRIFQMIPGLENAEFVRLGVMHRNTFINAPQLLHSSLQFKHHDTVLAAGQIIGTEGYTAASAGGWLAGTNAARLALGKPPLTLPTTTMMGALFEFISSASPKHFQPMPPNFGILPPLPEKIKSKQERYAAYRDRALADLVAWQAELSLKLTGVAL
- a CDS encoding cupin domain-containing protein, producing the protein MSDTSVKKVDSTTSPTGQLGQKYLASGKSVSMRLWENEAPTPEPKPSGTREYETVGYVISGKAELHIEGQRILLEPGNSWVVPKGSSHTYKILESFTAVEATSPPAQVHGRDED
- a CDS encoding L-dopachrome tautomerase-related protein, with amino-acid sequence MKYLSLLVTCLLSTVAFASTAQTLPQEKKLGNIEQVASFNGAMPTGVTVSANNRIFVNFPRWGDKVDYTVAEVKNGRTVAYPNAQLNRLNTSKQADSLVSVQSVVIDPQDRLWLLDTGSIKFEPTTYGGPKLIGVDLKQNRVFKTILFPQTVALPTTYLNDIRFDLRRGNAGIAYITDSSGNGPNGIIVVDLDSGKSWRRLNDHPSTKAVKNFLPSVEGQVVRNRPSPKQPSTPITIGSDGIAISADGKTLYYCPLAGRRLYSVSTDALANEQTTDEQVAATVIDLGEKGGASDGLESDSQNRVYLTNYEQNAIQRRSPNGAYETLVNDDRVLCPDTLSLARNGYLYFTANQLHRQAQYQNGKDLRQKPYSLFRLRVNAQPVLLK
- a CDS encoding DJ-1/PfpI/YhbO family deglycase/protease, whose protein sequence is MADNGTKTKKVAILIENGVEDAEFQIPYKALKMAKMEVTVLGSRMNETYKGKQGKVSMQPDGTTTEAIASEFDAVVIPGGMAPDKMRINPNTVQFVKDAMEQGLLVASVCHGPQVLIETGLLKGKQATGFVAIKTDMINAGANYVDEPLVVDGNLITSRQPGDLAIFTTAILSRLGYGGKEAALPEETDTNADWWKLADSWGGSSKGEITQGLNTALAGERYAQEAFDQYAQKTGDEGLRNLLKEIIANKQYHIKKLEQRLDQMGEKPSLAANVADTYAKLKASVQGSDDNSLLRRALGDLQTGVVDINNLRVKFTDPVATELFAAIEKDLAMYEKNLVHLYRDRLGTKPAKPTTGASVTAG
- a CDS encoding aminotransferase class I/II-fold pyridoxal phosphate-dependent enzyme — protein: MLARNKTPLLDALKKYARSNHAAFYTPGHKKGQGISPQLIDCFGTKVFKADLPELPEIGSLFDAQGVIQSAQELAATAFGASHTYFLVNGSTCGIVAAILATCGTGDKIILPRNVHQSAIAGLILSGATPIFINPEYDPVLDIAHSITFTGVEAALKQHFDVKAVMMVYPTYFGVCGDIEKIAHLTHQYNIPLLVDEAHGAHFAFHPDFPIPAIKAGADLSIQSIHKTLGALTQASMLHVQGDRINISRLAKALELVQSSSPSYLLLASLDAARQQMAVEGKQLMSRTLQLAESARTQISQIPSLSVLELTLTTPGFVALDKTRLTVNVSGLGLTGFAADEILVNYGVIAELPSLQNLTFIISLGNTNADINQLVQALKTLATKHKRVFETESAIAPFNLESKLAITPRQAFYAATETLPIEQTGDRLCAELVCPYPPGIPVLIPGEIVTTQAIIYLQKIQSLGGYISGCSDSSLKTLKVILDKS
- a CDS encoding DUF2267 domain-containing protein is translated as MKYDEFIKHVQTIAQLNSKEAAQTATSATLETLKERIVGDEAGQLAAQLPKELGQYLHGREGENGGTFGVNEFLQRVSQKAGVDTNTAITHVKAVFAVLKDAVSPGEFDDVRVNLSDDYQDLLPAS
- a CDS encoding SRPBCC family protein, coding for MSPTIEDKSNQNEGGGDAGRLATLIGGGAMVLMGLRQRNLRGALMAIAGGGLAYQAAKSQGGITEALGMEKSIKVEKTVTINKPADELYRYWHDFGNLSTFMKHVKSVTVIDEKRSHWVATAPLGASIEWDADIIEDRENEFISWGSVEGAPVDNSGFIRFKKATGDRGTEVKVVMEYAPPGGAVTAAIAKLFGEEPEQQIGDDLRRFKMLMETGEIATTEGQSKGS
- a CDS encoding DUF6335 family protein, which translates into the protein MTKNKNSEPQEFTESYGTGVHESSAIDITDATLTGGDIEANVREADAVGEEAVGGTAPTPDQDLVDELGKAVGLEMSDRAFLRTTEMLEDRDDRRWELDPMSSEDYEEHQP
- a CDS encoding zinc-dependent alcohol dehydrogenase; the protein is MKAVVFHGIGDIRLDNVPEPKILHPMDAIVRLTASAICGTDLHMIRGTFSGMQPGTILGHEGVGIVEEVGVNVRNLKIGDRVVIPSTIGCGSCSYCRTGYYSQCDEANPNGPSAGTAFFGGPKDTGPFQGLQSEYARIPYANVGLVKLPQGVTDDQAIMLSDIFPTAYFGAEIAEVSPGDTVAVFGCGPVGLFAIASAQLMGAGRILAIDTIGSRLEMARELGAEVIDFNAEDPVETIQSLTGGIGVDRAIDAVGVDASQPHQGPAAKQAPQQTKEFEKEVEQVAPETNPSNGNWNPGDGPSQAITWAVQGLAKAGTLSIIGVYPPNHRFFPLGMAMNKNLTINMGNCNHRKYIPTLVDLVETGAVDPEQILTQREPLTSAIEAYKAFDKREPGWIKVELVPGK